From one Novosphingobium sp. genomic stretch:
- a CDS encoding Pls/PosA family non-ribosomal peptide synthetase — translation MLETDTGRPDASPEERAPTVFAPIAPTPALREDEPYSRDELLHEIFEAAHERHAWRPALRMLVDDPESSRKPDLTYAELRRRALRFADQLREMGIKRGDRVVICLPRGLDQYMAILGTLWVGACYVPVDWTYPQDRIDYIAQDSGAVLVVTESERSAAMPVRVLELDTMLGDLAAHEAVEITRADTGASPEDLAYIIYTSGTTGRPKGVMISHRNACHLVRSECAILALDHTDRVFGGFSLAFDMSVETMWSAFFVGAELLVADEALAKAGPDMAGVLAAENLTVWHVVPSLLSLVETPMPALRLLNLGGEACPPELVDRWARPGLRMLNTYGPTETTVTATWTEVQPGRRVTIGKPLPGYTAWIVDEKLWPVPAGAEGELVIGGPGVGPGYVGRPDLTADKFVMTPFDGPDGKSALIYRSGDLVRLDAVGDIEFIGRIDTQVKIRGFRIELGEIEAVIAEDRAVAQAVVHLFKDEDGAEFLAAFVVARGGAVIDIEAAKARVKERLPNYMRPAAYQLLDALPTLPASGKVDRKALVRPAMAVAEDRDTVAPATPLEEQLHAIWAEAFAPQKVSVTDDLFEDLGGHSLKAARLVSAIRKSKGLAGVSIQDLYAAPTIRTLAARLQDTLVSDDHETEPYHRIAAWKRWLCWIAQTIALIPIYTVAGLQWFFPYVAYTHLSGDMSRLQALMLSGLSFIAIPPLAMLASVLIKWLVVGRFKAGDYPLWGAYYFRWWFVRRFSEVIATPYLAGTPMIRAYYRLLGAKVGKRAFIGRGIIDVADLVSIGNDAVISDQAMLATSSVERGLLRLGSATLKDGAIVGSMAVVGRNSVIGEGAVLEDLSALSIGATIPAGERWSGSPASKIAQGLERQADDKAGAMARMLTAFALSLAALILPIVAILPIAPGLIAMIEIDWNSDSYTYLLLAPGLAVTYVILMCVLTVVAKRLFLGRVHAGRYSIHSWFYVRFWFVQQINDLALRLLHPIYATLYVVPWYRALGVKVGRRAEISTAAAIVPDLVDIGPESFIADAVLFGAARVQPGAIELAHTRIGRRSFIGNSALLPSGAQIGDGVLIGVLSTPPRDGGASQPDGTWFGSPPISLPVRQQVAVFDEGARFNPGPRLVATRLAIEAVRVTLPLTLFLAFFDLLLSVVGTLDDLRHGGRLILIAFPFLYIGFALACGLSVVLLKWLVMGRYKPTTQPLWSTFVWRTELVTATYENLAVSNLLEPLRGTPWLPAYLRLLGCKIGKRCYMDTTDVTEHDLVRIGDDVALNDFAGLQTHLFEDRVMKVSGVDVGDRATIGSYAIVLYDSEIGEDAQLGDLSVVMKGETLPAGTSWEGSPARLARAE, via the coding sequence ATGCTTGAAACCGACACGGGACGCCCGGACGCATCCCCCGAGGAGCGCGCGCCCACCGTCTTTGCCCCCATCGCGCCCACCCCGGCCCTGCGCGAAGACGAACCCTACAGCCGCGACGAGCTGCTCCACGAGATTTTCGAGGCCGCGCATGAACGCCACGCCTGGCGCCCCGCCCTGCGCATGCTGGTCGATGACCCCGAAAGCAGCCGCAAGCCCGACCTGACCTATGCCGAGCTGCGCCGCCGCGCCCTGCGTTTCGCCGACCAGTTGCGCGAGATGGGCATCAAGCGCGGCGACCGGGTGGTGATCTGCCTGCCGCGCGGGCTCGACCAGTATATGGCGATTCTGGGCACCTTGTGGGTCGGCGCCTGCTATGTGCCGGTCGACTGGACCTATCCGCAGGACCGCATCGACTATATCGCGCAGGACAGCGGCGCGGTGCTGGTCGTCACCGAGAGCGAACGCTCCGCCGCCATGCCGGTGCGGGTGCTGGAACTCGACACGATGCTGGGCGATCTGGCCGCGCATGAGGCGGTGGAGATCACCCGCGCCGACACCGGCGCCAGCCCCGAGGATCTTGCCTATATCATCTACACCTCGGGCACGACGGGGCGCCCCAAGGGGGTGATGATCTCGCATCGCAACGCCTGCCATCTGGTGCGTTCGGAATGCGCGATTCTGGCGCTGGACCATACCGATCGGGTGTTCGGCGGCTTTAGTCTCGCCTTCGACATGTCGGTCGAGACGATGTGGAGCGCCTTTTTCGTCGGCGCCGAACTGCTGGTGGCCGACGAGGCGCTGGCCAAGGCGGGCCCCGATATGGCGGGCGTGCTGGCGGCAGAAAACCTCACTGTCTGGCATGTGGTCCCCTCGCTGCTCTCGCTGGTCGAGACGCCGATGCCCGCGCTGCGCCTGCTCAATCTGGGCGGCGAGGCCTGCCCGCCCGAGCTGGTCGATCGCTGGGCCCGCCCCGGCCTGCGCATGCTCAACACCTATGGCCCCACCGAAACCACGGTCACCGCGACATGGACCGAGGTGCAGCCGGGCCGCCGCGTCACCATCGGCAAGCCGCTGCCCGGTTACACCGCGTGGATCGTGGACGAGAAGCTGTGGCCGGTGCCTGCGGGCGCCGAGGGCGAGCTGGTGATCGGCGGGCCGGGCGTCGGGCCGGGCTATGTCGGGCGGCCTGATCTCACCGCCGACAAATTCGTGATGACGCCGTTTGATGGTCCGGATGGCAAGTCCGCGCTGATCTATCGCTCGGGCGATCTGGTGCGTCTGGATGCGGTGGGCGACATCGAGTTCATCGGCCGCATCGACACGCAGGTGAAGATCCGTGGCTTCCGCATCGAACTGGGCGAGATCGAGGCGGTCATCGCCGAGGATCGCGCCGTGGCGCAGGCCGTCGTCCACCTCTTCAAGGATGAGGATGGCGCCGAATTTCTCGCCGCTTTCGTGGTGGCGCGCGGCGGGGCGGTGATCGATATCGAGGCCGCCAAGGCGCGGGTGAAGGAACGCCTGCCCAACTATATGCGCCCCGCCGCCTACCAACTGCTGGACGCGCTTCCTACGTTGCCCGCCTCGGGCAAGGTGGACCGCAAGGCGCTGGTGCGCCCCGCCATGGCGGTGGCCGAGGATCGCGACACCGTCGCCCCCGCCACCCCGCTGGAGGAACAGCTCCACGCCATCTGGGCCGAGGCCTTTGCGCCGCAAAAAGTCTCCGTCACCGACGATCTGTTTGAAGACCTTGGCGGCCATTCGCTGAAAGCCGCGCGTCTGGTCTCGGCGATCCGCAAGTCGAAGGGGCTGGCAGGGGTCTCGATTCAGGACCTTTACGCCGCCCCCACGATCCGCACTTTGGCCGCAAGGCTGCAGGACACGCTGGTCTCTGACGATCACGAAACCGAACCATATCACCGCATCGCCGCCTGGAAGCGCTGGCTGTGCTGGATCGCCCAGACCATCGCGCTGATCCCGATCTACACGGTGGCGGGGCTGCAATGGTTCTTCCCCTATGTCGCCTACACGCATCTGTCGGGCGATATGAGCCGGTTGCAGGCGCTGATGCTCAGCGGCCTGAGCTTTATCGCTATTCCGCCTTTGGCCATGCTGGCCTCGGTGCTGATCAAATGGCTGGTGGTGGGGCGGTTCAAGGCGGGCGACTATCCGCTGTGGGGCGCTTACTATTTCCGCTGGTGGTTCGTGCGCCGCTTCTCCGAGGTGATCGCCACGCCCTATCTGGCGGGCACGCCGATGATCCGCGCCTATTACCGCCTGCTGGGCGCCAAGGTGGGCAAGCGGGCCTTTATCGGGCGCGGCATCATCGACGTCGCCGATCTGGTGAGCATCGGCAATGATGCCGTCATCAGCGATCAGGCGATGCTGGCCACCAGCTCGGTGGAGCGCGGGCTGCTGCGGCTCGGTTCGGCCACGCTGAAGGACGGCGCCATCGTCGGTTCGATGGCGGTGGTCGGGCGCAACAGCGTGATCGGCGAAGGCGCGGTGTTGGAAGACCTTTCAGCCCTCTCCATCGGCGCCACCATCCCGGCGGGCGAGCGCTGGAGCGGATCGCCCGCGAGCAAGATCGCGCAGGGGCTGGAGCGTCAGGCCGATGACAAGGCCGGGGCCATGGCCCGCATGCTGACGGCCTTTGCCCTGTCGCTGGCGGCGCTGATCCTGCCGATCGTCGCCATTCTGCCGATCGCGCCGGGCCTGATCGCCATGATCGAGATCGACTGGAATTCGGACAGCTACACCTATCTGCTGCTGGCCCCCGGTCTGGCGGTGACTTACGTTATCCTGATGTGCGTGCTGACGGTGGTGGCCAAGCGGCTGTTTCTGGGCCGCGTCCATGCCGGGCGCTATTCGATCCACAGCTGGTTCTATGTGCGCTTCTGGTTCGTGCAGCAGATCAACGATCTGGCGCTGCGGCTGCTGCATCCGATCTATGCCACGCTCTATGTGGTGCCGTGGTATCGCGCGCTTGGCGTGAAGGTCGGGCGCCGCGCGGAGATCTCCACGGCGGCAGCCATCGTCCCCGATCTGGTCGACATCGGCCCCGAAAGCTTTATCGCCGACGCTGTGCTGTTCGGCGCCGCGCGCGTGCAGCCCGGCGCCATCGAGCTGGCGCATACGCGCATCGGGCGCCGCAGCTTCATCGGCAATTCGGCGCTGCTGCCCAGTGGGGCGCAGATCGGCGATGGCGTGCTGATCGGCGTGCTTTCCACCCCGCCGCGCGATGGCGGAGCCAGCCAGCCCGACGGCACATGGTTCGGCTCGCCGCCGATTTCGCTGCCGGTGCGCCAGCAGGTCGCCGTCTTCGACGAGGGCGCGCGTTTCAACCCCGGCCCCCGGCTGGTGGCGACACGCCTTGCCATCGAGGCGGTGCGCGTCACCCTGCCGCTCACCCTGTTCCTCGCCTTCTTCGACCTGTTGCTCTCGGTGGTCGGCACGCTGGACGATCTGCGGCATGGCGGACGGCTGATCCTGATCGCCTTCCCCTTCCTCTACATCGGTTTCGCGCTGGCCTGCGGGCTTTCGGTGGTGCTGCTCAAATGGCTGGTGATGGGCCGCTACAAGCCCACCACCCAGCCGCTGTGGAGCACCTTCGTCTGGCGCACCGAACTCGTGACCGCCACTTACGAAAACCTCGCCGTCTCCAACCTGCTGGAGCCCCTGCGCGGCACGCCATGGCTGCCCGCCTATCTGCGCCTGCTGGGCTGCAAGATCGGCAAGCGCTGCTATATGGACACCACCGATGTCACCGAACACGATCTGGTGCGGATCGGCGACGATGTGGCGCTCAACGATTTCGCGGGGCTGCAGACGCATCTCTTCGAGGACCGCGTGATGAAGGTGAGCGGCGTGGATGTGGGCGACCGTGCCACCATCGGCTCCTACGCCATCGTGCTTTACGATTCCGAGATCGGCGAGGATGCGCAATTGGGCGACCTCTCGGTGGTGATGAAGGGCGAGACCCTGCCCGCCGGCACAAGCTGGGAAGGTTCGCCCGCAAGGCTGGCCCGCGCCGAATGA
- a CDS encoding 4'-phosphopantetheinyl transferase superfamily protein — translation MRDAVWHVGGLEGLPHAVDGPLVWRVRLDDPEAAAWARGAALRPEDLRDLAGRPQAAMRGVRRQLTRVLLARVAGCHPDAIAFVRGEAGEPLVQAPQGWFISIAGRWPHALIGVARQPLGVDIEPEDAPPPPPDALTQGEREALAGASDAILVSRWAAKEAHAKALGIASRLEGSDIHTWLDGGVLRARSTGGETIIRLRRQDGLVCALALPRRP, via the coding sequence ATGAGGGACGCGGTGTGGCATGTCGGCGGGCTGGAAGGCCTGCCGCATGCTGTGGATGGCCCGCTGGTCTGGCGGGTTCGGCTGGATGACCCCGAGGCGGCGGCATGGGCGCGCGGCGCGGCGCTGCGGCCCGAGGATCTGCGCGATCTGGCGGGGCGGCCTCAGGCGGCGATGCGCGGGGTTCGACGGCAGTTGACCCGTGTGCTGTTGGCCCGTGTAGCGGGATGCCATCCCGATGCGATTGCTTTCGTGCGCGGGGAGGCTGGCGAGCCTCTCGTGCAGGCGCCTCAAGGCTGGTTCATCAGCATAGCCGGGCGCTGGCCCCATGCGCTGATCGGCGTGGCGCGCCAGCCGCTGGGCGTGGATATCGAGCCCGAAGATGCCCCTCCCCCGCCGCCTGACGCCCTGACGCAAGGCGAGCGCGAGGCCTTGGCCGGGGCCAGCGATGCCATTCTGGTCAGCCGCTGGGCCGCCAAGGAAGCCCATGCCAAGGCGCTGGGCATCGCCTCAAGACTGGAGGGCAGCGATATTCATACGTGGCTGGATGGGGGCGTGTTGCGAGCCCGTTCGACGGGGGGCGAGACCATCATCCGGTTACGTCGTCAGGATGGGTTGGTCTGTGCCCTCGCCCTGCCTAGAAGACCTTGA
- a CDS encoding glycogen debranching protein, which yields MRTSRFPSGLVLLRGRIRAAALAAAALILLPQAAGAAGTPAAPLDTQAVLAKRYGGDAAWYAGNIPLFASSDPQLDDVWYYRWAIYRAHQRDTGAQGYLTTEFFDDVGWQREPWAGLNDASGFHIAEGRWLRQRRFAGDYIDYLYAHGGNDRHFSEAIADAVWGRYLVDGDRAAVTRYLAAMQRIYGEWDDHFDKTRGLYWIEPLLDATEYSVASINASGGQDGFRGGDAFRPSINAYMVANARAISRIAALAGQPEQARIYADKADALRGRMLADLWSPGLTHFVDRYRDSNAFVKAWDQIDGRELVGYLPWAYGVVGSDKGYDAAWQHLLKPDELGGPKGLRTAEPSYRYYMRQYRYDKETGLRECQWNGPIWPFQTTQALMALAAMMHDRGADAPVARGEYWRLLSQYAEMHRQADGRLDLEEDYEPDSGKPIVGLARSHHYFHSGFNDLVVTGLVGLIPSADDRLVLDPLIAQGEGPDWFALQDLPYHGHLLTVTYDRSGSHFHAGKGLKAYLDGRLAGQASSLGRLELAVPRVANAEQAHPVDLAVQLLRDGWPHVAASSGAEPEKLHQLVDGRISFFRELPNGWVSAKDSASEWVSLTFEKPIRPRAMELAFVPGEGHAAPRMITVWTGGRKLATLRPDGGTIQHITLPGEAVSALKISFDKAPGTTLNVGEIKVF from the coding sequence ATGAGGACATCGCGCTTTCCCTCCGGCCTCGTTCTCCTTCGAGGCCGGATCAGGGCGGCAGCACTGGCCGCTGCCGCCCTGATTCTGTTGCCGCAAGCTGCCGGGGCGGCGGGCACGCCTGCCGCGCCGCTCGATACGCAGGCGGTGCTGGCCAAACGCTATGGCGGGGATGCGGCCTGGTATGCGGGCAACATCCCGCTCTTCGCCAGTTCCGACCCGCAGCTTGATGACGTCTGGTACTATCGCTGGGCGATCTACCGCGCGCATCAGCGCGACACGGGCGCGCAGGGCTATCTCACCACCGAATTCTTCGACGATGTGGGCTGGCAGCGCGAGCCATGGGCCGGGCTGAACGACGCCAGCGGCTTCCATATCGCGGAAGGGCGCTGGCTGCGCCAACGCCGCTTTGCCGGCGACTACATCGACTATCTCTACGCCCATGGCGGCAATGACCGGCACTTCAGCGAGGCCATCGCGGACGCTGTCTGGGGCCGCTATCTGGTCGATGGGGATAGGGCGGCGGTGACGCGCTATCTGGCTGCCATGCAGCGCATCTATGGCGAGTGGGACGACCATTTCGACAAGACGCGCGGCCTCTACTGGATCGAGCCTTTGCTCGACGCCACGGAATATTCGGTCGCCTCGATCAATGCCTCGGGCGGGCAGGACGGGTTTCGCGGGGGCGATGCGTTCCGGCCCTCGATCAACGCCTATATGGTGGCCAATGCGCGGGCGATCAGCCGGATCGCGGCGCTGGCCGGGCAGCCGGAGCAGGCACGGATCTATGCCGACAAGGCCGATGCGCTGCGCGGCCGCATGCTGGCCGATCTGTGGAGCCCCGGCCTCACCCATTTCGTGGACCGTTACCGCGACAGCAATGCTTTCGTGAAGGCCTGGGACCAGATCGACGGGCGCGAGCTGGTCGGCTATCTGCCCTGGGCTTACGGCGTGGTGGGCAGCGACAAAGGCTATGACGCGGCATGGCAGCATTTGCTGAAGCCCGACGAACTGGGCGGCCCCAAGGGCCTGCGCACCGCCGAGCCTTCCTACCGCTATTACATGCGGCAATATCGCTATGACAAGGAGACCGGCCTGCGCGAATGCCAGTGGAACGGTCCTATCTGGCCCTTCCAGACCACGCAGGCGCTGATGGCGCTGGCCGCGATGATGCATGATCGCGGCGCGGATGCTCCGGTGGCGCGGGGCGAATACTGGCGCTTGCTGAGCCAATATGCCGAGATGCACAGGCAAGCCGATGGCCGCCTCGATCTGGAAGAGGATTACGAGCCCGACAGCGGCAAGCCCATTGTCGGGCTGGCGCGCAGCCATCACTATTTCCATTCCGGCTTCAACGATCTGGTGGTGACGGGGCTGGTCGGGCTGATCCCCTCGGCGGACGACCGGCTGGTGCTCGACCCGCTGATCGCGCAGGGCGAGGGGCCGGACTGGTTCGCGCTGCAGGATCTGCCCTATCACGGCCATCTGCTGACGGTGACTTATGATCGCAGCGGCAGCCATTTCCATGCGGGCAAGGGGCTGAAGGCGTATCTCGACGGGCGCCTTGCCGGGCAGGCATCATCGCTGGGGCGGCTGGAGCTGGCCGTGCCGCGCGTGGCCAATGCAGAGCAGGCGCATCCTGTCGATCTGGCGGTGCAATTGCTGCGCGATGGCTGGCCGCATGTCGCGGCCTCCAGCGGGGCGGAGCCTGAAAAGCTGCATCAGCTTGTCGACGGGCGGATCAGCTTTTTCCGCGAGCTGCCCAATGGCTGGGTGTCGGCGAAGGACAGCGCCAGCGAATGGGTCAGTCTGACTTTCGAAAAGCCTATCCGCCCCCGCGCGATGGAACTGGCCTTCGTGCCGGGCGAGGGCCATGCCGCGCCGCGCATGATCACCGTCTGGACGGGTGGGCGCAAGCTGGCCACTTTGCGCCCCGATGGCGGCACCATCCAGCACATCACCCTGCCGGGCGAGGCGGTCAGCGCGTTGAAGATCAGCTTCGACAAAGCGCCGGGCACCACGCTGAATGTGGGCGAAATCAAGGTCTTCTAG
- a CDS encoding TonB-dependent receptor: protein MKSFRNAVLCSASFGVLALVTPAHAQTADAGAAPVAAPQSGAQSDAADIVVTGVRASIEGALKVRRTSVQIVDSVVAEDVGKLPDNNVIEALQRVTGIQVTNRTGGEASAISIRGLTDALTTLNGRNIFTSDGQSFALQDLSSNLIRQVDVYKTRAADQLETGLAGQIDVQTRRPFDFKDFAFSAQARGIYNQQAGSYNPNVSALISKRWTTDIGEIGVLVNGSYSRTKYRDMAVTAGAFVPFATQNPPAGSGLTPLQRIFPGDGNQNWQPGQDAGLSTTPGATISSNGVATPYYLSRDAIFSTDLYGKRERPAVNVAFQWAPNDRSTYTAEFFYNGFRGETYNAMMFSFVDYWGALDSDVTKDFTLYPGTNIIKSRYAGQVYGFNSADYTKSQTDSFLYGLNAKWDVGKAGKIEADVAYQDSKYKTAFMALRTDRTAQGINVDFNSGGGIPSYSFTDQSQLTNPAAWNLAQLYDNGERNKGGAVTATLKGHNEWDEGLLRRIELGFRYDDRTASDYIRQQSTDSLGQSLTTLGSGALFTTQGFFDNRANVPTSWTLPSGYWVYQNQDQIRSLYHSAFPAFKTSDQLSYTNVFNVDERTFSLYGMADGEVSLFGRPLKVQGGVRFTSVNTKLDFTDQYTLAHTNASVNTQRFLPSATLRYDLTDKLKLRFNYGQTLRRPNFGDLNPAYNLTGDLTKVGYGSGSAGNANLKPTTSTNYDLALEWYFARGSAFYTTLFRRDVQGLVVPLTNRVTINGTGLNTTSFVVTQPQNASNGKLQGAEVGFTFFPQKLPGLLKGLGVQGSFTALDSSQNIPLDDGAGHVIGQSTSAFFGVSKYSFNVTGAYERGPIGARLSYVWRSAFLASNEARLFANPIGVWRTPESSLDAQLTYKVTKNLAATFDAVNLLNAVQQTYYKYGDKGNAQQYNLGTTLLSRTFALGVRYSFQ from the coding sequence ATGAAATCTTTCCGCAACGCTGTGCTGTGCTCGGCCTCCTTCGGGGTGCTGGCTCTGGTCACGCCGGCTCACGCGCAAACCGCTGACGCGGGCGCTGCCCCCGTCGCCGCGCCCCAGTCCGGCGCCCAGAGCGATGCCGCCGACATCGTGGTGACCGGCGTGCGCGCCTCGATCGAGGGGGCGCTCAAGGTCCGTCGCACCTCGGTGCAGATCGTCGATTCCGTGGTCGCCGAGGACGTGGGCAAGCTGCCCGACAACAATGTGATCGAGGCGCTGCAGCGCGTCACCGGCATCCAGGTCACCAACCGCACCGGCGGCGAGGCGTCCGCCATCTCGATCCGTGGCCTGACCGATGCGTTGACCACGCTGAACGGGCGCAACATCTTCACCTCGGACGGCCAGTCCTTCGCGCTGCAGGATCTCTCGTCGAACCTTATCCGCCAGGTCGATGTCTACAAGACCCGCGCCGCCGACCAGCTTGAAACCGGCCTAGCCGGCCAGATCGACGTGCAGACCCGCCGCCCCTTCGACTTCAAGGATTTCGCCTTCTCGGCGCAGGCGCGCGGCATCTACAACCAGCAGGCGGGCAGCTACAATCCCAACGTCTCGGCGCTGATCTCCAAGCGCTGGACCACCGATATCGGTGAGATCGGCGTGCTGGTGAACGGCAGCTATAGTCGTACCAAATACCGCGACATGGCGGTGACAGCGGGTGCCTTCGTGCCCTTCGCCACCCAGAACCCGCCTGCCGGTTCGGGCCTCACCCCGCTGCAGCGCATCTTCCCCGGCGACGGCAACCAGAACTGGCAGCCGGGCCAGGATGCGGGCCTGTCCACCACGCCGGGCGCAACCATTTCGAGCAATGGCGTCGCCACGCCCTATTACCTCTCGCGTGACGCGATTTTCTCGACCGACCTTTATGGCAAGCGTGAGCGTCCGGCGGTCAATGTCGCCTTCCAGTGGGCGCCCAACGACCGTTCGACCTACACGGCGGAGTTCTTCTACAACGGTTTCCGCGGCGAAACCTACAACGCCATGATGTTCAGTTTCGTGGACTATTGGGGCGCGCTCGACAGCGACGTCACCAAGGATTTCACGCTCTATCCCGGCACCAACATCATCAAGTCGCGCTATGCGGGGCAGGTCTATGGCTTCAACAGCGCGGACTACACCAAGAGCCAGACCGACAGCTTCCTCTATGGCCTGAACGCCAAGTGGGACGTGGGCAAGGCCGGCAAGATCGAGGCCGACGTCGCCTATCAGGACAGCAAGTACAAGACCGCCTTCATGGCGCTGCGCACCGATCGCACGGCGCAGGGCATCAATGTCGATTTCAACTCGGGCGGCGGCATCCCCTCCTACAGCTTCACCGACCAGAGCCAGCTCACCAATCCGGCGGCGTGGAATCTGGCGCAGCTCTATGACAATGGCGAGCGCAACAAGGGCGGCGCGGTCACCGCGACGCTCAAAGGCCACAATGAGTGGGACGAAGGCCTGCTGCGCCGCATCGAGCTGGGCTTCCGCTATGACGATCGCACCGCCAGCGATTACATCCGCCAGCAGAGCACGGATTCGCTGGGCCAGTCGCTGACCACGCTGGGCAGCGGCGCGCTGTTCACCACGCAGGGCTTCTTCGACAACCGCGCCAATGTGCCCACGAGCTGGACCCTGCCGAGCGGCTATTGGGTCTATCAGAACCAGGACCAGATCCGTTCGCTGTATCACTCGGCCTTCCCGGCCTTCAAGACCAGCGACCAGCTCAGCTACACCAATGTCTTCAATGTCGATGAGCGGACCTTCTCGCTCTATGGCATGGCCGATGGTGAGGTGAGCCTGTTCGGGCGTCCGCTCAAGGTTCAGGGCGGTGTGCGCTTCACCAGCGTGAACACCAAGCTGGACTTCACCGACCAGTATACCCTGGCCCATACCAACGCCAGCGTGAACACCCAGCGCTTCCTGCCCAGCGCCACGCTGCGCTATGATCTGACCGACAAGCTGAAGCTGCGCTTCAACTACGGCCAGACGCTGCGCCGTCCCAACTTCGGTGACCTCAACCCGGCCTATAACCTCACGGGCGATCTGACCAAGGTGGGCTATGGCAGCGGCTCGGCGGGCAATGCCAATCTCAAGCCGACCACCTCGACCAACTATGACCTTGCGCTGGAATGGTATTTCGCGCGCGGCAGCGCCTTCTACACCACGCTGTTCCGCCGCGACGTGCAGGGCCTGGTGGTGCCGCTGACCAACCGCGTGACGATCAACGGCACGGGGCTGAACACCACCAGCTTTGTGGTGACCCAGCCGCAGAATGCCTCGAACGGCAAGCTGCAGGGCGCGGAAGTGGGCTTCACCTTCTTCCCGCAGAAGCTGCCGGGTCTGCTCAAGGGTCTGGGCGTGCAGGGCAGCTTCACGGCGCTCGATTCCAGCCAGAACATCCCGCTCGACGATGGCGCGGGCCATGTGATCGGCCAGAGCACCAGCGCCTTCTTCGGTGTGTCGAAGTACAGCTTCAACGTGACCGGCGCCTATGAGCGTGGCCCGATTGGCGCGCGCCTGTCCTATGTCTGGCGCTCGGCCTTCCTGGCCAGCAATGAGGCGCGGCTGTTTGCCAACCCCATCGGCGTGTGGCGCACCCCCGAAAGCAGCCTCGATGCTCAGTTGACCTATAAGGTCACCAAGAATCTGGCCGCGACCTTCGATGCGGTGAACCTGCTCAATGCGGTGCAGCAGACCTATTACAAGTATGGGGACAAGGGGAATGCGCAGCAGTACAACCTTGGCACCACGCTGCTGTCGCGCACCTTTGCCTTGGGGGTCCGTTATTCGTTCCAGTAA
- a CDS encoding arabinan endo-1,5-alpha-L-arabinosidase — translation MMRTLLLAASALLGAVATVPAVAQSPTLNSQLTGDLVPTHDPVITREGDTYYVFGTGVPGEAGRYLLSRTSKDLVHWTAGKPLFDHIPDWAQKAVPGTKEMWAPDISYVNGRWRLYYAVSTFGGNRSAIGLFTSPTLDPAKPGYGWRDEGLVLMSQNSDDYNAIDPNATVDAQGRHWLSFGSFWTGIKLVELDAKTGKPLHPEAKPISIARRPAPEGAPAPIEAPFILRHGGAYWLFASYDYCCKGVNSTYYTVVSRADKITGPYLGKDGSAMLQGGGTIFLRADLPEQERFRGPGHAGFMHDKDGTDIVAYHAYDKENHGASTLRLARIHWGDDGWPVAER, via the coding sequence GTGATGCGGACCTTGCTTCTCGCCGCCTCGGCCCTGCTGGGCGCTGTGGCCACGGTTCCCGCCGTGGCCCAGAGCCCGACGCTCAACTCCCAACTGACCGGCGATCTGGTCCCCACGCATGATCCGGTGATCACGCGGGAGGGCGACACCTATTACGTCTTCGGCACCGGCGTTCCGGGTGAGGCGGGGCGCTATCTGCTCAGCCGCACCTCGAAGGATCTGGTGCATTGGACCGCCGGCAAGCCGCTGTTCGACCATATCCCCGACTGGGCGCAAAAGGCCGTGCCCGGCACCAAGGAGATGTGGGCGCCGGATATCTCCTACGTCAACGGGCGCTGGCGGCTGTATTATGCGGTCTCGACCTTTGGCGGCAACCGTTCGGCGATCGGCCTGTTCACCTCGCCCACGCTCGATCCTGCCAAGCCCGGCTATGGCTGGCGCGACGAGGGTCTGGTGCTGATGTCGCAGAATTCGGACGACTACAACGCCATCGATCCCAATGCGACGGTGGATGCGCAGGGGCGCCACTGGCTCAGCTTCGGCAGCTTCTGGACCGGGATCAAGCTGGTCGAACTCGATGCGAAAACCGGCAAGCCGCTTCACCCCGAGGCCAAGCCGATCTCCATTGCGCGCCGCCCGGCGCCCGAGGGTGCGCCCGCCCCCATCGAGGCGCCCTTTATCCTGCGCCATGGCGGGGCCTATTGGCTGTTCGCCTCCTATGATTACTGCTGCAAGGGCGTGAACAGCACCTATTACACGGTGGTGTCGCGCGCCGACAAGATCACCGGGCCCTATCTGGGCAAGGATGGCAGCGCGATGCTGCAGGGCGGCGGCACGATCTTCCTGCGCGCCGATCTGCCCGAGCAGGAGCGTTTCCGCGGCCCCGGCCATGCCGGTTTCATGCATGACAAGGATGGCACCGACATCGTGGCCTATCACGCCTATGACAAGGAGAACCACGGTGCCTCCACCCTGCGTCTGGCGCGCATCCATTGGGGCGACGACGGCTGGCCGGTGGCGGAGCGTTGA